ACAAGATCTTATCCAgctaaactataaaataataaactttacaaaataaaattatgagcaAAACAATACAATCGAATACAATGTTCAATAACGAAGCGACTAAAATCGACAGAATACTATCACAAATTTTTACAAATTCAGATTCACTCCCACACGACCCAAACGGATCGCGAAACTCACATTTCATTCGATCGAACTACGTTACATTAAAGAGCTAATGGGATCCGTCGTGGCGGGTCGTCAGGTTGCGGCGCGGCGGCGCTTAGTCCACTACAGAGATCTGCGCGAACCCGAGCAGCGTGCTCTCGTCGGAGGGCGCGGCCGGGTCCGCAGAGTCCAGCCGGAAGGTGAGCGAGCGCGGCGGGGGCGCCGAGCCGGGGAACAGGCGCGCGTCCACCAGCCGCTGGAGGTGTCGGGCGATGCACGCGGCGTCCCGCGCCTCCACCAGCCCCGCACCCACCAGCTCCGTGGCGATGCCGTCGGCGGAATCCTTGCCGGCCGAGAATTCGAACCGGATGTCGTTCAGCTCGCGCTTAGAATTACGCATGCGCAATACGAGGTCGATCTGTGGAGCCTCGCCACCAGTGAGCGAACCGATCGTGAAACCAGCGCGACCTTCGCCAAGCTCCTCACCCTCGGAGTCGGAGGAGTCTGCACGTGCGAGGGTGTTCATGGGTCGGTCCCTGGCGGCGTCATCGTCCTCGTCCTCTTCGTCGTCGCTCTCCCACACCCACTCCCCGGTCTCCATGCGATGCAGACGACCGGAGGCTCCAGGTTGTCGCTTGCTGGCCTTGTGCACGCGCGTCTCCATGCTCGGGCCGTTCGAGACGAGCGTCTGCACGAGATACTTTCGATCCTTTGCTTTCTTGAAAAACGAGTGCTTGAGCAGTTCCGGCGCCGAAGGTCGTTTCGTTGGATCTTTCTGGAGACACTCCGATATCATTTTCCTGAAAGTCTTACCGTACGCTTTGTACTGATCTTTTTCCTCGGCGCCGGTGTCGAGTGTTGGCGGGTCATTCTGCAACGTGAGCATGAGTACCTTCATCGGTGGGTACTTGTGGTACGGGGCGGTGCCGGTGGCCATCTCGATCGCGGTGATGCCGAACGACCAGATATCCGCTTTGAAGTCATAACCGTGATTTTGTTCCATGACCTCGGGAGCCATCCAACAAGGCGTCCCGACGAATGTATGTCGCACCTTCTGTCTGGACAAGTCCCGGCCGGTCGCGAGCCATGCAGACACACCGAAGTCGGCGATCTGGACGGTTCCATCATCACCGAGGAGGATATTTCCTGCTTTAATATCCCTGTGAATTTGCCCGTTCTGATGGAAGTATTCTAATCCTTTAAGCACCTCCTTGAGAACCGTGGCGATGGTCGCTTCATCAAATACTCCATGTTTACAGTTGGAGATCCTCATCTTATGTTTGATGATGTCAAGAAGACTTCCTCCTTCGAGAAGTCTCAGAACGAGCCACAGTTCTTCTTTTACCACAAAGCTGGTGTAATAGGTGACGACATTTTCGTGGTTGCAGCTTGACATGGCCTGAATCTCTTTGAGCAGTTCATCCATGGAGGTGTTCCATTTCTCGAGGTTGATACGCTTGATGGCGCACTTCTCTCCCCGCGGGCGGCAGAAGGCGGCGTGCACGACGGCCGTGGCCCCGACCCCGATCACTTCCATCAGTTCATAATCATCCTGGCTGTTAGGCCACGAGTTACCGGAGGTAGCCATCTTTCTGTGATTCTACTCTTGCAAATGTTTAATGTTAAATTGTTCAGTGGTTttgtactaataataataatatcaatcgATAAAGCGATTACTCAATTTATATTTCGtagcaaaattatttaatttttttgtaatgtaattttacGATCACCCATGTCGATATGGTTGTATGGTTTGTAATTCCTAATTACAAACACTGGTTTGATATCTTTCGATTTTGGGTATTCCGCTCTGTGGATAGTTTTACAGTTTTCTCTTAATTCTAAAATCGTCTtgtctatatatttattattattattattgtcgttTACATCTGAGGGATACAGGTCGTCACCTGAAAACAAAacgaaactaaaattaaaatgcgCGTTTTCCCTTCTAGTATAATGTATTATGTAAATGAAGTCTGATCTGAGTCTGATGAAATGGAGTCTGAAGatgctgaagtcgtcgtggcctaacggataagacgtccggtgcattcgtgttgagcgatgcaccggtgttcgtatcccaggcgggtaccaatttttctaatgaaatacgtactcaacaaatgttcacgattgacttccacggtgacggaatagcatcgtgtaataaatatgaaacccgcaaaattataatttgcgtaattactggtagtaggacctcttctgagtccgcgcgggtaggtaccaccaccatgcctatttctgccgtgaagcagtaatgcgtttcggtttggaggctggggcagcctttgtaactatacttgagaccttagaacttatatctcaaggtgggtggcgcatttacgttgtggatgtctatgggctccagtaaccacttaacaccaggtgggttgtgagctcgtccacccatctaagcaataaataaaaaatacaatttatatacGCACCAGGTAATATTTGCAGAATTCCATCGGCTACTTTTACGTACACAGGAAAGACAAGTTCGTGACCATAACAACTGTTGCTCTTGGCAAATTCAATCAGTTCATCCAGGTCCTTCACGTGAGAGAACCGTGTCAGTTCGTATGTTTGAGGTGGGTATAACTTCACGTCACTGCTGTTGAGTATCTCAGTTGGGTCTGACCactgaaacattaaaatttgtacgaatttaaaattgaattatgtGAGATGAATTTATTGataattgaaatgtaataatacGCCCAGTATCTCGTCGAAATGATGGTACAATTTTAGGGTCCAAATATTCAAGTAGTGTTTCAAAAAAGATTTCCCTAATCAAAGAATATCACTGTGTACTAGAATTGAACTGAcaattagcggtaggcagcggcttggctctgcccctggcattgctgaagtccatgggcgacggtaaccactcaccatcaggtggaccgtatgatcgtctgcctacaagggcaataaaaaaaaaattcttttcgTAATTAGTAGCGGTAGTTATTGTCAGCTTAGAGTATGACCAATCAGGCTATTTCTTTCGCGAAGCAAACGCGCCTTTTGGTTGGAAATGTAGTATCGGCATAGTAGAacccaataaacaaataaaaaataaacttctaCTTGATGTCtaggtctcaaggtggtggccgtgagcttgtccataaatcattgtgataaaaaaaaaaaacaaaaagtcatTTTACCGTAAAATGCATTCAAAGCTTTGATAATTTGGCAATCATAAGGAGATAACAATGATAAGTAAATTGTATAACATCTTTAGGTAATAATGCACTTAACAGATATGCGACAACATCTGATTCAATTATATGATTATGACCGAGTTGGTGAGCTTGATGTTGAGAATAAATTACTTTGGTTATTATCAGGTTAACGCTATTTTGTTTGCATtgctattaaaaacaaaatcaagtAATTTTTCTCATATTTATGCATATTGACATGTCATGTTCAAGCTATTTAGACAATACAAAATCAGCCCAatgtcattttgttttttttttaactatgcaATGACAATGAAAGACTTCTAATAAAATTGTGGCATTGAGAAATGTCTCATGAGAAATATCTCTTTATAAACTTAATTTCCAGAAGTGCCATTATGTAacattttgacatttttttgtttttaatcagtATTCAATCTAAACAAAATGGATTCAGTGGATTCAGTTGATTAAGTTTGGCGACCCAgcaacataaaaatattggtatatatGGCAATTCTAGTGTAATAATGGTATTGATAGGGAACttttatatatttgaatatATATAAAACCAGGaaggaattaaaataaacaaaattacctACCTTAACAAAGGCAACTTCTGTAGAGTAATTTTTTAACTCAGGCTTTTCCTCTAACGCTGTCACAAAGAAGGCTGTGTTGAATCTCTTCGGTAAAGTGGCTGGAGTTAACCAATTGCTCCAGTAATGTAGTGACCATATGTCTGGATAGCACTTATAATCTTCACACAGGTTCCAAAGGCTTTCTGGATTCTTGcttaccttaaaaaaaaaaaggatttcttttctgtttctgttataagaaaaaagaatttatttctGTTACAGGCCAAAAGGTATCATACTGTAtttactatttttgttttttaaatggaCTCTTATTATTAGATAT
The Bombyx mori chromosome 5, ASM3026992v2 DNA segment above includes these coding regions:
- the LOC101735523 gene encoding serine/threonine-protein kinase OSR1; amino-acid sequence: MATSGNSWPNSQDDYELMEVIGVGATAVVHAAFCRPRGEKCAIKRINLEKWNTSMDELLKEIQAMSSCNHENVVTYYTSFVVKEELWLVLRLLEGGSLLDIIKHKMRISNCKHGVFDEATIATVLKEVLKGLEYFHQNGQIHRDIKAGNILLGDDGTVQIADFGVSAWLATGRDLSRQKVRHTFVGTPCWMAPEVMEQNHGYDFKADIWSFGITAIEMATGTAPYHKYPPMKVLMLTLQNDPPTLDTGAEEKDQYKAYGKTFRKMISECLQKDPTKRPSAPELLKHSFFKKAKDRKYLVQTLVSNGPSMETRVHKASKRQPGASGRLHRMETGEWVWESDDEEDEDDDAARDRPMNTLARADSSDSEGEELGEGRAGFTIGSLTGGEAPQIDLVLRMRNSKRELNDIRFEFSAGKDSADGIATELVGAGLVEARDAACIARHLQRLVDARLFPGSAPPPRSLTFRLDSADPAAPSDESTLLGFAQISVVD
- the LOC101735660 gene encoding acyl-coenzyme A diphosphatase NUDT19: VSSGKRTRTGRGAFPNSVVFPGGVTEDADEDDRWLQLFSLFGYTNTDLESLHHANGPITPILQKNPIRRHISLRITAIRETFEELGILLCSQQHKKQKDGLRADFIANIDVKTWQDRVSKNPESLWNLCEDYKCYPDIWSLHYWSNWLTPATLPKRFNTAFFVTALEEKPELKNYSTEVAFVKWSDPTEILNSSDVKLYPPQTYELTRFSHVKDLDELIEFAKSNSCYGHELVFPVYVKVADGILQILPGDDLYPSDVNDNNNNNKYIDKTILELRENCKTIHRAEYPKSKDIKPVFVIRNYKPYNHIDMGDRKITLQKN